One Bradysia coprophila strain Holo2 unplaced genomic scaffold, BU_Bcop_v1 contig_476, whole genome shotgun sequence genomic region harbors:
- the LOC119082766 gene encoding uncharacterized protein LOC119082766, whose product MFLCLKLRIVSVKQPAVNEHMNDFTSSIMGRRNENEDGVIHRATSMRFLPVEMVALILNYAESPILRRCRQVNRQWNEIASEILQNRADYPLHFEFTDGKFAQKLVEKHCAEVLFNKQCRISKFGAKNLKCLVRCVRNSTHFPVTNFRFDGIRGTESRHTSSLLKYVRSGFGSEPEEILGCKYLRKLVTIVGKTMRILKVTIKSGKCDEILRILLENTPNLADLHITFPSNSRENPSTIRLMVDSRKLEFAKLNALRFNASCRQYPKIMEDILTASPNLKNIRFTCSIEARDFELLRLTNKLHCLKEVNGIDLSDEDTIALIQRFPQCMNLQLSNLTVLLSTGQQPILRTTDIVNQIFDSSKDEIELLIVMNLRPIPELVFPKFEMLSNLMLRFETDTWIPVILEFPDKFPNLRELYIEFNDYVNDPICDGPLKPWPSVEVLRISMVNRQVIGKLMRMVPNVKRLLIMQDKSFRLRRGAQISFEDISTYLPKLTMLGWMVHACTHLSFMHELDALITGLPVDLCKKLSTKFRDKTKLSEKEISHYHSKRQRSSILDLKALNHFCVDFFVNSGNVNCGCVNGDGDAKSGLILNEKAELNATNMFYVVGFTNVSKFLGFDRIPNLRIIPHKCQN is encoded by the exons ATGTTTCTGTGTCTCAAATTACGAATTGTCTCGGTCAAG CAGCCTGCGGTTAATGAACACATGAATGACTTTACCAGCTCAATTATGGGACGAAGAAATGAGAATGAAGATGGTGTTATTCACAGAGCGACATCTATGAGGTTCTTGCCTGTTGAG ATGGTGGCTCTGATCCTAAATTATGCGGAATCGCCCATTCTTCGAAGATGCCGTCAAGTTAATCGTCAATGGAACGAAATAGCTTCCGAAATCTTGCAGAACCGTGCCGACTACCCcttacattttgaatttaccgatGGAAAATTTGCCCAAAAACTTGTGGAAAAACATTGTGCCGAGGTGTTGTTCAACAAACAATGCAGGATATCGAAATTCGGCGCGAAGAATTTAAAATGTCTTGTCCGTTGTGTGCGAAATTCAACACATTTTCCGGTCACAAATTTTCGCTTCGATGGGATACGGGGTACAGAATCACGACACACAAGTAGTTTGCTAAAATACGTACGCTCCGGCTTTGGATCTGAGCCTGAAGAGATACTGGGATGCAAATACTTGAGGAAATTAGTAACAATTGTTGGGAAAACAATGCGTATACTCAAAGTCACCATAAAGTCAGGAAAATGCGATGAGATTCTGCGAATATTACTTGAAAATACTCCAAACCTTGCAGACCTCCACATTACCTTTCCAAGTAATTCGAGGGAAAATCCGTCAACCATTCGACTTATGGTTGACTCCCGTAAATTGGAATTTGCTAAGCTAAATGCTTTGCGTTTCAACGCCTCGTGTCGACAATATCCGAAAATTATGGAAGATATCCTCACAGCATCGCCAAACTTGAAAAACATTCGTTTCACATGCAGTATTGAAGCAAGAGACTTCGAATTGTTGCGGCTAACGAACAAATTGCATTGCCTTAAAGAAGTTAATGGAATAGATCTGTCCGATGAGGACACAATTGCTTTGATACAAAGGTTTCCGCAATGCATGAACCTTCAGTTGTCCAATTTGACCGTCTTACTTAGCACTGGCCAACAACCGATTTTGAGGACAACCGACATCGTAAACCAGATATTCGATTCAAGTAAAGACGAAATTGAGCTTTTAATAGTCATGAATTTGAGACCGATACCCGAATTAGTTTTTccgaaattcgaaatgttgAGCAATCTTATGCTGCGCTTCGAAACGGACACGTGGATTCCTGTAATATTGGAGTTCCCcgataaatttccaaatttaagGGAATTGT atATTGAGTTTAACGATTATGTCAACGACCCTATATGCGATGGACCGTTAAAACCTTGGCCAAGTGTTGAGGTTTTGAGAATTTCGATGGTAAACAGACAGGTCATTGGCAAACTAATGAGGATGGTTCCGAATGTGAAACGTTTGTTAATAATGCAGGAtaaaagttttcggttgagACGGGGCGCACAAATCAGCTTTGAAGATATTTCCACTTATTTACCCAAATTAACGATGCTCGGTTGGATGGTTCACGCATGCACACACCTTTCGTTCATGCACGAATTGGATGCATTAATAACTGGACTACCTGTAGATTTGTGTAAGAAATTATCAACCAAATTCCGTGATAAAACCAAATTGTCAGAGAAGGAAATCTCCCACTATCACTCGAAACGACAGCGGTCATCAATTCTCGATTTGAAAG cattGAACCATTTTTGCGTTGACTTTTTTGTAAACAGCGGAAACGTAAATTGCGGCTGTGTGAATGGTGACGGTGATGCGAAAAGCGGACTTATACTTAACGAGAAAGCAGAACTTAATGctacaaatatgttttacgTTGTAGGGTTCACAAATGTCAGTAAGTTTTTGGGATTTGATCGAATCCCCAATTTAAGAATCATACCCCACAAGTGTCAAAATTAG